From Toxotes jaculatrix isolate fToxJac2 chromosome 1, fToxJac2.pri, whole genome shotgun sequence, a single genomic window includes:
- the LOC121184670 gene encoding interleukin-18 receptor 1-like, translating to MMTVKLLALLLCLFTFLTGVCSWRPREIHVKAGELVALHCPRYRGHKQGETKLFWTSHTSQKTYVTNNMSSAELMKMGVLIYRRNLVILSASVNHQGNYSCSVGKASSQICFTLTVSAAQSKEYEEETQYPKTCYTQESCKLNCPDVNIPALNTPNLTSNGITWRKEGESLPTRGYFRSVEEKDRGVYTCTRSYLYHGQIYSRTFTVALDVQPKQIMQTAVIMSPHNKEVFHVDLGSRVVIDCKAVMYSDFDEVFWLSGESFVDKNHTLPVFYKCTRESNLEEIKMTASLIFKKVSEEDLSKNYTCKLESVYQKSSFVTITLAQRSLILYKGPCFLGSPAASGPCFKSRGGSLDYCLVLHLGDSEGVYTAATMSRYSSSFTFITSHHCREMHYCNSAKLCGGLFRQITLLTILLIVWCAVLQAVMIVKVLLVTVFLLLTSKSDVCHLRPKESCVKAGEMVVVQCTTTSRNGNDKPIWTSDTTQKMDLTNMSSAEQRQMGVLVHGMSLVILSASVDHQGNYSCFLGNASSQVCFTLTVSAAESKKCEEETQYPKTCYTQESCKLNCPDVNIPAVNTLNLTDNGITWLKEGESLPTRGYFRSVEEKDRGVYTCTRSYLYHGQIYNRTFTVALRVQPKQIMQTAVIMSPHNKEVFHVDLGSRVVIDCKAVMYSDFDEVFWLSGESFVDKNHTLPVFYKCTRESNLEEIKMTASLVFKKVSEEDLSKNYTCKLESVYQKSSFVTITLAQHQKAHPSYISLALSIVGIVLVMLVTVIIYVKLKIDITLFIRDTLGFHSSSSDGKNYDAFLMSYESHTDAGLNAHDRKCLESVLEDRFGYNLCLYDRDILPGEAVAKAVLDCIEQSRAVVLVPTSADPGLGSGLLSAIHEALVERQTRLIFIKTETTEVSTSGSLSEALQLLSEAGDCVTWKGKSSLPPSSSFWKRLRYYLPASQHAPKIRILSQTSQDVISL from the exons ATGATGACGGTGAAACTTCTGGCCCTTCTGCTTTGCCTCTTTACATTTCTGACAG gtgtgtgttccTGGAGACCTCGAGAGATACATGTCAAGGCAGGTGAGCTGGTGGCGCTGCACTGTCCTCGTTACAGAGGGCATAAGCAGGGTGAAACCAAACTATTCTGGACGAGTCACACAAGCCAGAAGACGTATGTGACCAACAACATGTCATCGGCTGAGCTGATGAAGATGGGTGTGCTGATTTATAGAAGGAACCTTGTGATTCTCAGTGCATCTGTCAACCATCAAGGGAATTACTCATGCTCTGTGGG GAAGGCCAGCAGCCAGATCTGTTTCACACTGACAGTAAGCGCAGCACAGTCCAAAGAGTATGAGGAGGAGACCCAGTACCCTAAGACATGCTACACACAAGAGTCCTGCAAATTGAATTGCCCTGATGTAAATATCCCTGCTCTAAACACCCCAAATTTGACCAGCAACGGCATCACATGGCGCAAG GAGGGTGAGTCGCTGCCAACCAGGGGTTACTTCAGAAGTGTGGAGGAGAAAGACCGTGGTGTTTACACCTGTACCAGATCTTACCTGTATCACGGTCAAATATATAGCAGGACCTTTACTGTGGCACTTGATGTCCAACCGAAGC AAATTATGCAAACTGCAGTGATCATGTCACCACACAATAAGGAGGTATTTCATGTAGATTTGG gGTCAAGAGTGGTGATTGACTGTAAAGCTGTTATGTATTCAGACTTTGATGAGGTGTTCTGGTTGAGTGGGGAATCATTTGTGGACAAAAATCACACCTTACCAGTTTTCTACAAGTGCACACG tgAAAGTAACCTTGAAGAAATAAAGATGACAGCTTCTCTGATCTTCAAAAAAGTATCAGAAGAGGATCTGTCAAAAAATTATACCTGTAAACTGGAATCTGTCTACCAAAAGTCAAGCTTTGTCACCATTACTCTGGCCCAAAGAAGTCT CATTCTTTATAAGGGTCCCTGTTTTTTGGGCTCACCTGCAGCCAGTGGCCCCTGCTTTAAATCCAGAGGTGGGTCATTGGATTATTGTCTTGTTCTACACTTAGGAGATTCAGAGGGTGTTTACACTGCAGCAACAATGTCACGCTATTCCTCAAGTTTCACTTTCATCACGTCACATCACTGCAGAGAAATGCACTACTGCAATTCAGCAAAGCTATGTGGGGGGCTGTTCCGCCAGATCACACTTTTGACAATTTTGCTGATCGTTTGGTGTGCAGTGCTGCAGGCTGTCATGATTGTTAAAGTACTTCTAGTCACTGTGTTTTTGCTCCTTACATCAAAATCAG ATGTGTGCCATCTGAGACCAAAGGAGAGCTGTGTgaaggcaggtgagatggtggTGGTGCAATGCACCACCACCAGTCGTAATGGTAATGATAAACCTATCTGGACCAGCGATACCACTCAGAAGATGGATCTGACCAACATGTCATCAGCCGAGCAGAGGCAGATGGGTGTGCTGGTTCATGGGATGAGCCTTGTTATTCTCAGTGCATCTGTAGATCATCAGGGGAATTACTCATGCTTCCTAGG GAATGCCAGCAGCCAGGTCTGTTTCACACTGACAGTAAGCGCCGCAGAGTCCAAAAAGTGTGAGGAGGAGACCCAGTACCCTAAGACATGCTACACACAAGAGTCCTGCAAATTGAATTGCCCTGATGTAAATATCCCTGCTGTAAACACCCTGAATTTGACCGACAACGGCATCACATGGCTCAAG GAGGGTGAGTCGCTGCCAACCAGGGGTTACTTCAGAAGTGTGGAGGAGAAAGACCGTGGTGTTTACACCTGTACCAGATCTTACCTGTATCACGGTCAAATATATAACAGGACCTTTACAGTGGCACTTCGTGTCCAACCAAAGc AAATAATGCAAACTGCAGTAATCATGTCACCACACAATAAGGAGGTATTTCATGTAGATTTGG GGTCAAGAGTGGTGATTGACTGTAAAGCTGTTATGTATTCAGACTTTGATGAGGTGTTCTGGTTGAGTGGGGAATCATTTGTGGACAAAAATCACACCTTACCAGTTTTCTACAAGTGCACACG tgAAAGTAACCTTGAAGAAATAAAGATGACAGCATCTCTGGTCTTCAAAAAAGTGTCAGAAGAGGATCTGTCAAAAAATTATACCTGTAAACTGGAATCTGTCTACCAAAAGTCAAGCTTTGTCACCATTACCCTGGCCCAACACCAAAAAG CCCACCCTTCGTACATTTCCCTGGCTCTCAGCATTGTGGGCATTGTGCTGGTGATGCTTGTGACAGTAATTATATATGTGAAGTTAAAAATTGACATCACTCTTTTCATAAGGGACACTCTTGGCTTCCATAGCAGCAGCTCAG ATGGAAAAAACTATGATGCCTTTTTGATGTCTTATGAGAGCCACACAGATGCAGGACTAAATGCTCATGACAGAAAATGTCTGGAGAGTGTTTTGGAAGACAGGTTTGGTTACAATCTCTGTCTTTATGATCGTGACATCTTACCAGGGGAAG CTGTGGCGAAGGCAGTGCTTGACTGTATAGAGCAGAGCAGGGCGGTGGTTTTGGTTCCCACCTCGGCAGATCCTGGACTAGGGTCTGGCCTACTGAGTGCCATCCATGAAGCCCTTGTGGAGCGGCAGACTCGCTTGATTTTCATCAAAACTGAGACAACAGAAGTGTCAACTTCAGGTTCCTTATCTGAAGCCTTACAGCTTCTTAGTGAAGCTGGAGACTGCGTCACCTGGAAGGGTAAAAGCTCCCTGccgccctcctcctctttctggaAAAGGCTTCGCTATTACCTACCTGCCTCGCAGCATGCACCAAAAATAAGGATTTTATCACAGACAAGCCAGGATGTTATCTCATTGTAA
- the LOC121179278 gene encoding coiled-coil domain-containing protein 81-like isoform X2, producing the protein MTDILRLVSEADRRTLPALSQLSENDIDCIWAAVSAYIERQMTLQKGVHLAGLGTFTFSQQKLDLGYKFTMIQRPIFLLAGKLVQSLGLKQARPLAAATHLPVVQLNFAAVSQETPFSRDVVEGCIRETLLLLFRALASERNLFVTFQGIGVLSFKNNKVRMKFNRGFVNAMDGSGRLLLAFNNPDDKANDKEEWCLSPAPDQRNAGEVPQQRESKSHQTLQPAKMKAVSLFEELNPKPPMEATDKPATSISPPQVTPKVEESPVDVSCSGHARAGQELCYLCMQRAQRNVPVYLREQQQAEEKAQEKLLLLKQQQRDKQCMEEEQTKLNEQREHARQVATFNLKMSEKKEKTYCPLCPTSFIFPARPLTPAKRIQQHRYMNDLQNQIENQRQHKAQDQQNRLLMEHLDQVQLVQEMALQKAQQLQQKHERIQHYKMALDTQVGDKKSKDPPACQADNSGFNRCETAASNAESRERAQKLFQVNFTAATQRKKEELHNRATQLEKEREMLKHNKRELILDRINGFEKKRDINRSLEEEWSRSVGLKHQREEEERRFLRSAGQLLVDKLAQYKRCCQCKRRTTNFGETNIWKDSHYLSGSQFMI; encoded by the exons ATGACTGACATCCTACGACTGGTATCAGAAGCGGACAGACGGACTTTGCCGGCTCTCTCCCAGCTCTCTGAAAACG ATATTGACTGTATTTGGGCTGCGGTATCCGCCTACATTGAACGTCAGATGACCTTACAGAAG GGGGTCCACCTGGCAGGATTGGGGACTTTCACCTTCTCTCAGCAAAAGCTGGACCTAGGGTACAAGTTCACAATGATCCAACGACCCATCTTCCTCCTGGCTGGGAAACTGGTCCAGTCTCTGGGTTTAAAGCAGGCCAGGCCACTGGCTGCAG CAACACACCTACCAGTGGTGCAGCTAAACTTTGCAGCAGTGTCACAAGAGACTCCTTTCAGTCGAGACGTAGTGGAGGGCTGCATTAGGGAAactcttctgctcctcttcagAGCTTTGGCCTCTGAACGAAACCTGTTTGTCACCTTCCAGGGAATTGGAGTTCTGTCCTTTAAGAACAACAAG GTCCGGATGAAATTCAACAGAGGTTTTGTGAATGCCATGGATGGAAGTGGTAGGCTGCTGTTAGCCTTTAACAAT CCAGACGACAAAGCCAATGACAAAGAAGAATGGTGCTTGTCACCAGCTCCAGACCAGAGGAATGCAGGAG AAGTTCCCCAACAGAGAGAATCTAAATCCCATCAGACACTGCAGCCTGCTAAGATGAAAGCTGTCAGCCTGTTTGAAGAACTGAATCCAAAACCCCCTATGGAGGCCACAGACAA GCCCGCCACCTCCATCTCACCACCACAGGTCACTCCAAAAGTGGAGGAATCTCCGGTGGATGTTAGCTGTTCTGGCCATGCACGAGCTGGACAG GAGCTGTGCTACCTGTGTATGCAGCGGGCTCAAAGAAATGTTCCAGTGTACctgagggagcagcagcaggcagaggagAAAGCTCAGGAGAAACTATTACTGcttaaacaacaacagagagacaagCAGTGCATGGAGGaagaacag ACAAAGCTGAATGAGCAACGTGAGCACGCGAGGCAGGTTGCTACAttcaacctgaaaatgtcagagaagaaagagaagactTATTGCCCTCTATGTCCA ACTTCATTCATCTTCCCCGCTCGGCCCCTCACTCCTGCCAAGAGGATTCAGCAGCATCGTTACATGAATGATCTTCAGAACCAGATAGAGAATCAGCGTCAACACAAGGCTCAGGACCAGCAGAACCGTCTTCTAATGGAGCATCTAGACCAGGTCCAGCTGGTCCAGGA GATGGCTTTGCAGAAGgctcagcagctccagcagaaaCATGAGAGAATTCAGCATTACAAGATGGCTCTGGACACTCAG GTAGGTGATAAGAAGTCCAAAGACCCTCCAGCCTGCCAGGCTGACAACTCTGGATTCAACCGCTGTGAGACAGCAGCCAGCAACGCAGAGAGCCGAGAGAGGGCTCAAAAG CTCTTCCAAGTAAATTTCACTGCTGCCActcagaggaagaaggaagaactGCACAACCGTGCCacacagctggagaaagagagggaaatgctcaaacacaacaaaagaga ACTAATATTGGACCGCATTAATGGCTTTGAGAAGAAGCGGGACATCAATAGGTCATTAGAGGAGGAGTGGAGTCGCAGTGTGGGGCTCAAACACCAacgagaggaggaagagaggcgCTTCCTAAG GTCTGCTGGTCAACTCCTGGTAGATAAGCTTGCACAGTACAAGCGCTGCTGCCAGTGCAAGAGGAGGACCACTAACTTTGGAGAGACCAACATCTGGAAAGACTCTCATTACCTCTCTGGCTCACAGTTCATGATCTGA
- the LOC121179278 gene encoding coiled-coil domain-containing protein 81-like isoform X1 encodes MTDILRLVSEADRRTLPALSQLSENDIDCIWAAVSAYIERQMTLQKGVHLAGLGTFTFSQQKLDLGYKFTMIQRPIFLLAGKLVQSLGLKQARPLAAATHLPVVQLNFAAVSQETPFSRDVVEGCIRETLLLLFRALASERNLFVTFQGIGVLSFKNNKVRMKFNRGFVNAMDGSGRLLLAFNNRPGSSVSLMSGGLSTLQRPQTANPITLPPVCSPQPDDKANDKEEWCLSPAPDQRNAGEVPQQRESKSHQTLQPAKMKAVSLFEELNPKPPMEATDKPATSISPPQVTPKVEESPVDVSCSGHARAGQELCYLCMQRAQRNVPVYLREQQQAEEKAQEKLLLLKQQQRDKQCMEEEQTKLNEQREHARQVATFNLKMSEKKEKTYCPLCPTSFIFPARPLTPAKRIQQHRYMNDLQNQIENQRQHKAQDQQNRLLMEHLDQVQLVQEMALQKAQQLQQKHERIQHYKMALDTQVGDKKSKDPPACQADNSGFNRCETAASNAESRERAQKLFQVNFTAATQRKKEELHNRATQLEKEREMLKHNKRELILDRINGFEKKRDINRSLEEEWSRSVGLKHQREEEERRFLRSAGQLLVDKLAQYKRCCQCKRRTTNFGETNIWKDSHYLSGSQFMI; translated from the exons ATGACTGACATCCTACGACTGGTATCAGAAGCGGACAGACGGACTTTGCCGGCTCTCTCCCAGCTCTCTGAAAACG ATATTGACTGTATTTGGGCTGCGGTATCCGCCTACATTGAACGTCAGATGACCTTACAGAAG GGGGTCCACCTGGCAGGATTGGGGACTTTCACCTTCTCTCAGCAAAAGCTGGACCTAGGGTACAAGTTCACAATGATCCAACGACCCATCTTCCTCCTGGCTGGGAAACTGGTCCAGTCTCTGGGTTTAAAGCAGGCCAGGCCACTGGCTGCAG CAACACACCTACCAGTGGTGCAGCTAAACTTTGCAGCAGTGTCACAAGAGACTCCTTTCAGTCGAGACGTAGTGGAGGGCTGCATTAGGGAAactcttctgctcctcttcagAGCTTTGGCCTCTGAACGAAACCTGTTTGTCACCTTCCAGGGAATTGGAGTTCTGTCCTTTAAGAACAACAAG GTCCGGATGAAATTCAACAGAGGTTTTGTGAATGCCATGGATGGAAGTGGTAGGCTGCTGTTAGCCTTTAACAAT AGACCTGGCAGCAGTGTCTCTTTAATGTCTGGTGGACTGTCCACGCTTCAGAGGCCACAGACTGCTAACCCCATCACCCTGCCCCCTGTCTGCTCTCCTCAGCCAGACGACAAAGCCAATGACAAAGAAGAATGGTGCTTGTCACCAGCTCCAGACCAGAGGAATGCAGGAG AAGTTCCCCAACAGAGAGAATCTAAATCCCATCAGACACTGCAGCCTGCTAAGATGAAAGCTGTCAGCCTGTTTGAAGAACTGAATCCAAAACCCCCTATGGAGGCCACAGACAA GCCCGCCACCTCCATCTCACCACCACAGGTCACTCCAAAAGTGGAGGAATCTCCGGTGGATGTTAGCTGTTCTGGCCATGCACGAGCTGGACAG GAGCTGTGCTACCTGTGTATGCAGCGGGCTCAAAGAAATGTTCCAGTGTACctgagggagcagcagcaggcagaggagAAAGCTCAGGAGAAACTATTACTGcttaaacaacaacagagagacaagCAGTGCATGGAGGaagaacag ACAAAGCTGAATGAGCAACGTGAGCACGCGAGGCAGGTTGCTACAttcaacctgaaaatgtcagagaagaaagagaagactTATTGCCCTCTATGTCCA ACTTCATTCATCTTCCCCGCTCGGCCCCTCACTCCTGCCAAGAGGATTCAGCAGCATCGTTACATGAATGATCTTCAGAACCAGATAGAGAATCAGCGTCAACACAAGGCTCAGGACCAGCAGAACCGTCTTCTAATGGAGCATCTAGACCAGGTCCAGCTGGTCCAGGA GATGGCTTTGCAGAAGgctcagcagctccagcagaaaCATGAGAGAATTCAGCATTACAAGATGGCTCTGGACACTCAG GTAGGTGATAAGAAGTCCAAAGACCCTCCAGCCTGCCAGGCTGACAACTCTGGATTCAACCGCTGTGAGACAGCAGCCAGCAACGCAGAGAGCCGAGAGAGGGCTCAAAAG CTCTTCCAAGTAAATTTCACTGCTGCCActcagaggaagaaggaagaactGCACAACCGTGCCacacagctggagaaagagagggaaatgctcaaacacaacaaaagaga ACTAATATTGGACCGCATTAATGGCTTTGAGAAGAAGCGGGACATCAATAGGTCATTAGAGGAGGAGTGGAGTCGCAGTGTGGGGCTCAAACACCAacgagaggaggaagagaggcgCTTCCTAAG GTCTGCTGGTCAACTCCTGGTAGATAAGCTTGCACAGTACAAGCGCTGCTGCCAGTGCAAGAGGAGGACCACTAACTTTGGAGAGACCAACATCTGGAAAGACTCTCATTACCTCTCTGGCTCACAGTTCATGATCTGA